TTTTCCCTTCGATCCACTGCCACCGGGGTGCATCCAGTGCCGCCTGGGGATTCATCTGGAAGTCGATGGTGTTCAGCATCACCTGCAAATGGCCCTGGGGCTGCATGAAGCCGCCCATGACACCAAAGGGCCCCACAGCCTTTCCGTCCCTGGTCAGGAACCCGGGGATGATGGTATGGTAAGGTTTCTTTCCCGGGGCCAGGCAGTTGTCCATGGCAGGATCCAGGCTGAAATTGTTCCCCCGGTCGTTCAGGGCGATCCCCGTACCCGGAATCACGATACCCGAACCGAATCCCCGGAAATTGCTCTGGATGAAGGAAACCATATTCCCTTCTCCATCTGCCGTACACAGGTACACGGTGCCTCCGCTGAAAGGCTTTCCGCAGGTGGGCAGGATGGCCTTTTCCCCGATCAGCTTCCGCCGCACATCTGCATAGGCATCACTGAGCATGTCTTCCACTTTGGTCTTCATATACCGGGGATCCGCCACATACTGCCGGGCATCGGAGAAAGCCAGCTTCATGGCTTCGATCTGTTTGTGATAGCTGTCCACCGTTTCCCGCCGTTCCAGCTGGAACCCCTTCATGATGTTGAGGGCCATCAGGGCCGTGATTCCATGGCCATTGGGCGGGATTTCCCACACGTCATAGCCCCGGTAATCCGTCCGGATGGGCTGCACCCATTCTGCCCGGTAGGCTGCCATGTCTTCCTTCCGCAGGAAGCCACCGGTCTCCCGGCTGAAAGCATCCATTTTTTCTGCCAGTTCCCCCCGATAAAAGGATTCCCCATAGCTTTCTGCCAATTTTTCCAGGGTTTTTCCATGATCCGGCAGGGTCACCATGTCTCCTACCTGAGGAGCATGGCCCAGGGTCAGGAAGGTATCGAACCAGCCCTGAAAAGCGGGATTCCCCTTGAAAGGCGTGAAAATCTCCTCCCCGGCCTTCCACAGTTTCTGGATGGTGGGGGACACCGGATACCCCTCCCGGGCATACTGGATGGCCGGTTCGAACAGTCTGGCAAAGGGCAGCCGGCCGAAGCGCCTGTGCAGCTCCGCCCAGGCCGAAACCGCCCCCGGGATGGTCACCGGGATCCAGCCCCGCTGGGGCATTTCCGTATGGCCTGCGGCCAGTACCTTTTCCCGGGTCAGGAGCGTCGGCGCATAGCCGCTGCCGTTCAGTCCGTACAGCCTGCCCCCCGCCCAGACCAGGGCAAAGGCATCACTGCCCAGCCCGTTGCAGTTGGGTTCCACTACCGTCAGGCAAATGGCCGTGGCAATGGCCGCATCCACCGCATTGCCTCCGGCAAGCAGCATCCGCAACCCCGCCTGGGCCGCCAGAGGCTGCCCTGTACACACCATCCCGTTGCGGGCATACACCACCCGGCGCCGGGACCCATAGGGATATTCTGTTCCATTCCATTGCACTGTCATCCGATCAGCTCCTTCAGTTCAGTTGATTTCATTATATCCTTTCTTGACTTCCCCGTCACCACCTTCCTATAATGAAGAAAAAACGGGGGTGTCTTATCTTGGAACTCATCGATGAATTCAAACAGCTGGTGGAGATCGACTCCGCCTCCGGCAGGGAACGGGCCATTGCCGATGTACTGAAAAAGAAACTCACCGACCTGGGCTTCGGCGTCCTGGAAGATCAGGCCGGTTCCACCTTCGGTGGAAACACCGGCAACCTGATTGCCATAAAGGAAGGGACCCGGGAAGGCTCCGTCCTGTTCTGCAGCCATATGGACCGGGTGGCCAACGGCTGCGGCATCCAGCCCCGGGAAAAAGACGGCAAACTGGTATCCGATGGCAGCACCATCCTGGCTGCCGATGACGTCAGCGGTCTGTGTGCCATTTTGGATGGCGTGCGCCGGGTCCTGGCTTCTGAAAAGCCCCATCCCCGCCTGGAAATCGCCTTTACCGTGGGCGAAGAAGCCAACCTGTGGGGTGGCCGTGCCTTGGATCTGAGCCAGTTCCAGAGCCCCTTCTGCTTTGTCATCGACAGTCCGGGTACCATCGGCCGGCTGGTCAACGGAGCGCCCGGCCGGGCCAAGCTCCAGGTGGAAGTGGAAGGCAGGGCCGCCCATGCAGGCAATGAACCGGAAAAGGGCATCAACGCCGCCCACATCCTGTGCCACATCCTGGATACCCTCCGGGACGGCCGCCTGGACGAAGAGACTGTTTCCAACTTTCCCCGGCTGGGCACTGACAACGATGCCACCAATGTGGTCTGCGCCAGAGCCTGGGCCAAAGGAGAAAGCCGCAGCCGGAGCAGGGAAAAGCTGCAGCGCTACATCGACTACTTCCAGGATCACTGCCGCAGAGCCGCCGAAGGCACCGGTGCCCACGTGATCACCCGGGTCGATATGTCCTTCGCCCCCTTCCTGATCGACGAAAGTGCTCCCGTACTCCAGACCGCCATCCGGGCCCTGAAGGACCTGGGTATCCAGCCCCGGATCGAGCAGGGCGGGGGCGGCATGGACGCCAACATCTACAACGCCAAAGGCCTGCCCGCCATCGGCGTTGCCACCGGCTATACCAGGAACCATACCACCGAAGAAAACCTGGATCTGGACAGCTTCCGGAAAAGCGGGATGCTGATCCAGGCCCTGATCGAGGAAGCGTAAGGGCTTTTCCGGCAGCAAAAAAGGGGGTGTGAAAAAATGCTTTTTCACACCCCGTCACTAGTCACTAGTCTCTAGTCACTAGCCGATGGAAGCCAGCTGACGCTAGCGAAATGAAGGCGCTGTGGATGATTTTTTCACAGCGCCTTTTCTCTGTTTATTTCACGGCTTTTACAAAGAACTTGATGAAAGCAATGGTCTGGGGCTGGTAGATCACATCCACCAGGAACGCCCCCACAATGGGTACGATCATGAAAGCCTTCCGGCTCATACCGTACTGGTCCTTGATGGCCGTCATATTGACGATGGCAGAAGGCGTCGCTCCCAGTCCGTGTCCGCACAGACCGGCACACATCACTGCCGCATCGTAATTGCTGCCCAGCACCCGGAACACCACAAAATAGCAGGCCAGAGCCATGAACACCACCTGGGCTGCCACAACCAGGACCACGCCGCCCAAAAGACCCGACAGTTCCCACAACCGCAGGGTCATCAGTGCAATGGCCAGGTACAGGTTCAGCATCACATCGCCGATGGAATCCACCAGAGAGAAACTGAAATTGTAGAAATGGCCCTTTTCATTCATGTTCCGCCACAGCACGGCCAGGAACATTGCCCCTACATACGTAGGGAAACTCATGTGGATCAGTTTTCCGATCCAGCCGGAAATCACCGTTCCCAGTGCCATGCACACCAGAATGGCAGTTACGTTCCTGATGATGTCCAGCCCTGACAGTTTTTCTCCGCTGGCCGCATTCACGTTTTCCACATCCGTATCGAAGTCTTCCGAAGGATCCGGTTTCAGATGGTACTTTTCAATGAGCAGCCGGCCCAGAGGTCCACCCAGCAGCACGGCCGAAATCAGGCCAAAGGTGGCCGCAGCCGCCCCCACTTCCATGCCGGCCGGATACCCCATTTCCACAAAGGTCTTGCCATAGGCCCCGGCAGCCCCGTGGCCCCCGATCATGGAAATGGCACTGGCCAGGAGGGCATAGGGTTCCGCCAGTCCGGTGACCTTGCTGATGGCGATGCCGATCACATTCTGGAAGAAAGAAATGATCCCTGATGTCAGCCAGTAGATGATCAGCAACCCGCCGCCCTTTTTCAGCAGGGAAAGAGAAGCCCCCAGGCCTACCGTGGTAAAGAAAGCCAGCATGAACGGATTCTGATAATAGGTATCGAATTTAAACCCGAAAGCCCCGGTCTGATGTCCGATGAACGTGATGAACATGAACAGGAAGCCTCCCACCACCGGTGCTGGGATGCAGTATTTCTGCAGGGCTCCGATCCGGTTCTTCACCCAGTACCCGATCAGCAGCATCACTGCAGCCAGCGCCGCCGTACAGATGGCGTCCGCCTTGATGGTCAGCACATTGTTCATAAAAACGATGGACATGGTATCCCCCTCTTTCCCCGGTGGAGCGATGCTCCCTCAAATTTGTTTACAAGGTAGTAATATTGTACCATGAGCTCATCAGAAAATCGTCAAAAAGAAAGAGAATTCGTCCACAAATAACATTCCCTATATCCGCCCTTTTCAAGGGCGGATATAGGGACCATGCGTCAATATGGTGGTGGGTTCTCCCCCAGGGGGAGCTACAGATGATTCCCTTTTCCCTTACATTACAAAGGCAACCAGGAAATTGTACGCTGCACAGGCCAGCACACTCACCGGTACAGCCCGAAGCAGCAGTTTGTTGAACAGGGTGGTCCGGTCTTCTTCTTTGGGCGTGGATCCCAGAATCAGAGAACCGCCGGAAGAGAACGGGCTGATGGCACTGGATTGTGCACCCAGCACCGTGCAGGCGAACAGCGCCCCGGCAGAAAGCCCTGTACTTTCCGCCAGCCCCGGAATCAGCGGGAATAACGCAGGCGCCACCACCCCGGTGGTAGAACTGAAGAAGCTCATGATGGCCGCAATGATGGAGAACGCCAGAGGGATCAGCAGCGTGGGCACATTGGCCCCCACCCAGGTGCTGAGCATCTTGATGGTCCCGGCTTTTACGGCTACGGAAATCAGCATCCCGGCCCCGGCAATCATCACAATGGTGTTCCAGGGAATCCTGGCAATGGCTTCCTTCTGGGGAGCCAGTTTCAGCAGCAATGCAATCACCGCAAAGATGATGGCCACCAGCCCCACATCCACCTTACCGGCCAGATAGGAAATGGTGGGATTCCCCGGCACGAAAATCTTCAGCAGCGGGAAAATCAACACCACCACCATCATCACCAGCATCAGGGTCAGGGTCTGTTTCTGTACCGGCGTGAACGGTTCCGGCTGCTTGAAGGTGACACCTTTACCAATGTTCCGATTGGCTTTGATCCCATAACGGAATACGGTGATCAGCGCCAGAGAAAACACCAGGGACAGCAGGAAGATTTCCATTTCCATGGCAAAGGAATCCATGGGAGCCGTCAGTTTCAGAGACTCATAGGCCGTATCAGAAAGGCCCCGGAAAATCACTCCCAGATTGGAAGTGGGGAAGTTCCCTCCACACAGGGCCCCGCAGTTGATGGCCACAGCTCCGGTCAGTTTGTCCATCCGGGATTCATCGCAAATCAGCAGGGTGATGGGTGCCAGGAAAGCCAGTACCGTAAAATAGGTTGCCCCCATCACAGACAGGATCACAGCTACGCCGAAGAGCGCATAGGGCAGCATCCCCGGGAATTTCCGGCAGGAATACAGCAGGGAACCGGACATTTTTTCCAGTGTCCCGTTGATGGCTGCCACATTGTAGAACAGAGAAACAGACAGGATCACGAACATGGTGCTGATGGGCCAGAAACCGATCACCGCTTTCGGCTTCAGACCCATGACAAGGCACCCGATCAGGTACGCAAAAACGATACAGAACAGCCCGGTATTCAGACTGGTTTTATACCCCAGGTAAATGGCAATGGCAATGGCCAGG
This genomic interval from Acidaminococcus timonensis contains the following:
- a CDS encoding gamma-glutamyltransferase family protein, whose amino-acid sequence is MTVQWNGTEYPYGSRRRVVYARNGMVCTGQPLAAQAGLRMLLAGGNAVDAAIATAICLTVVEPNCNGLGSDAFALVWAGGRLYGLNGSGYAPTLLTREKVLAAGHTEMPQRGWIPVTIPGAVSAWAELHRRFGRLPFARLFEPAIQYAREGYPVSPTIQKLWKAGEEIFTPFKGNPAFQGWFDTFLTLGHAPQVGDMVTLPDHGKTLEKLAESYGESFYRGELAEKMDAFSRETGGFLRKEDMAAYRAEWVQPIRTDYRGYDVWEIPPNGHGITALMALNIMKGFQLERRETVDSYHKQIEAMKLAFSDARQYVADPRYMKTKVEDMLSDAYADVRRKLIGEKAILPTCGKPFSGGTVYLCTADGEGNMVSFIQSNFRGFGSGIVIPGTGIALNDRGNNFSLDPAMDNCLAPGKKPYHTIIPGFLTRDGKAVGPFGVMGGFMQPQGHLQVMLNTIDFQMNPQAALDAPRWQWIEGKKVEVEAQVAPEIVEGLRARGHEILVKTDRSTFGRGQIIWRTEEGVLAGATEPRTDGTVAAF
- a CDS encoding M20/M25/M40 family metallo-hydrolase, whose translation is MELIDEFKQLVEIDSASGRERAIADVLKKKLTDLGFGVLEDQAGSTFGGNTGNLIAIKEGTREGSVLFCSHMDRVANGCGIQPREKDGKLVSDGSTILAADDVSGLCAILDGVRRVLASEKPHPRLEIAFTVGEEANLWGGRALDLSQFQSPFCFVIDSPGTIGRLVNGAPGRAKLQVEVEGRAAHAGNEPEKGINAAHILCHILDTLRDGRLDEETVSNFPRLGTDNDATNVVCARAWAKGESRSRSREKLQRYIDYFQDHCRRAAEGTGAHVITRVDMSFAPFLIDESAPVLQTAIRALKDLGIQPRIEQGGGGMDANIYNAKGLPAIGVATGYTRNHTTEENLDLDSFRKSGMLIQALIEEA
- the gltS gene encoding sodium/glutamate symporter → MSIVFMNNVLTIKADAICTAALAAVMLLIGYWVKNRIGALQKYCIPAPVVGGFLFMFITFIGHQTGAFGFKFDTYYQNPFMLAFFTTVGLGASLSLLKKGGGLLIIYWLTSGIISFFQNVIGIAISKVTGLAEPYALLASAISMIGGHGAAGAYGKTFVEMGYPAGMEVGAAAATFGLISAVLLGGPLGRLLIEKYHLKPDPSEDFDTDVENVNAASGEKLSGLDIIRNVTAILVCMALGTVISGWIGKLIHMSFPTYVGAMFLAVLWRNMNEKGHFYNFSFSLVDSIGDVMLNLYLAIALMTLRLWELSGLLGGVVLVVAAQVVFMALACYFVVFRVLGSNYDAAVMCAGLCGHGLGATPSAIVNMTAIKDQYGMSRKAFMIVPIVGAFLVDVIYQPQTIAFIKFFVKAVK
- a CDS encoding SLC13 family permease, encoding MLSAAIILAIAIAIYLGYKTSLNTGLFCIVFAYLIGCLVMGLKPKAVIGFWPISTMFVILSVSLFYNVAAINGTLEKMSGSLLYSCRKFPGMLPYALFGVAVILSVMGATYFTVLAFLAPITLLICDESRMDKLTGAVAINCGALCGGNFPTSNLGVIFRGLSDTAYESLKLTAPMDSFAMEMEIFLLSLVFSLALITVFRYGIKANRNIGKGVTFKQPEPFTPVQKQTLTLMLVMMVVVLIFPLLKIFVPGNPTISYLAGKVDVGLVAIIFAVIALLLKLAPQKEAIARIPWNTIVMIAGAGMLISVAVKAGTIKMLSTWVGANVPTLLIPLAFSIIAAIMSFFSSTTGVVAPALFPLIPGLAESTGLSAGALFACTVLGAQSSAISPFSSGGSLILGSTPKEEDRTTLFNKLLLRAVPVSVLACAAYNFLVAFVM